One window of the bacterium genome contains the following:
- the nadA gene encoding quinolinate synthase NadA, with the protein MKTTSIIKEIETLKKEKKAIIVAHNYQLPQIQDIADFVGDSLELSKKAAELKGFDIIVFCGVSFMAETAKILSPDKKVLLPEIDAGCPMADMVRAQDVLDLKEKYPNAWVVSYVNTNADVKALSDVCCTSANADIVVKNTPVSQVVFLPDRNLCWYVKTRVPEKEIICYDGYCYVHRKFTPEDVINSRKLHPNSELIVHPECDPEVQKLADGIYSTSGILQRAKESTASVFIIGTEEGLIHRIKKENPTKRFYSLGNPHSCYNMKKTSLISVRDALLEEKYNIEIPEEVSQKAQKALVRMIEYI; encoded by the coding sequence ATGAAAACAACAAGTATAATAAAAGAGATAGAAACTCTAAAAAAAGAAAAAAAAGCTATAATAGTTGCACATAATTACCAGTTACCTCAAATTCAAGATATAGCAGATTTTGTAGGTGATTCTCTTGAGTTATCAAAAAAAGCAGCGGAATTGAAAGGTTTTGATATAATAGTATTTTGTGGTGTAAGTTTTATGGCAGAGACAGCAAAAATACTTTCCCCTGACAAAAAAGTTTTGTTACCAGAGATTGATGCAGGGTGCCCTATGGCTGATATGGTGAGGGCACAGGATGTTTTAGATTTGAAGGAAAAATATCCTAATGCATGGGTGGTGTCTTATGTGAATACAAACGCAGATGTTAAAGCATTGAGCGATGTATGTTGTACCTCTGCTAACGCTGATATAGTTGTAAAAAATACGCCTGTCTCGCAGGTTGTTTTTCTTCCAGACAGAAACCTGTGCTGGTATGTTAAAACAAGAGTACCAGAGAAAGAGATTATATGTTATGATGGTTATTGTTACGTGCATAGAAAGTTTACACCTGAAGATGTTATAAACTCACGAAAGCTTCATCCTAATTCAGAACTTATTGTGCATCCTGAGTGCGACCCTGAAGTACAAAAACTTGCTGACGGTATCTATTCAACATCAGGTATTCTGCAAAGAGCAAAAGAGTCTACCGCTTCTGTTTTTATAATTGGAACAGAAGAAGGGCTTATCCATAGAATAAAAAAAGAGAATCCTACTAAACGGTTTTATTCTCTTGGGAATCCTCATTCTTGCTATAATATGAAAAAAACAAGTCTAATAAGTGTTAGAGACGCTCTTTTGGAGGAAAAATATAATATTGAAATACCTGAAGAGGTAAGTCAAAAAGCTCAAAAAGCTCTTGTAAGAATGATTGAATATATATAA
- the nifS gene encoding cysteine desulfurase NifS yields the protein MIYMDYNATTPCDERVVEEMLPYFNNKFANSASLYRPARETRKAVEEARKNISLLVGVLPDEIFFTSGGTEADNWAIMATALKFQSKGKHIITSAIEHHAVLYTCKALEKQGFEVTYIPVDNYGIIDIEQLKNSIRKDTILITIMHANNEIGSIQPISEISAMAKEKGVIFHTDSVQTIGKIPCNLKELGPDMFSLSAHKFYGPKGIGALYIRKGLSIPPFIYGGGQEKGKRSGTTNVAGIVGFGKAAELAKQEMSTDIIYVKKLRDTLENKIKESIPEIILNGHPEKKLHNTINVCIKHIEGESILLSLDFEGICASSGSACTSGSLEPSHVLLAIGLPHEIAHGSLRLTLGKYNTMDEVEKVASVLPRVVERLRQISPFWQDKK from the coding sequence ATGATATATATGGATTATAACGCAACAACACCTTGCGATGAGAGAGTTGTAGAAGAGATGTTGCCTTACTTCAATAACAAGTTTGCCAATTCTGCTTCTCTTTATAGACCTGCAAGAGAAACAAGGAAAGCGGTAGAAGAAGCAAGAAAAAACATATCTTTGTTGGTTGGAGTTTTGCCTGATGAAATATTTTTTACTTCTGGAGGTACAGAGGCAGACAATTGGGCAATTATGGCAACAGCTTTAAAGTTTCAGAGTAAAGGAAAACATATAATAACTTCTGCTATTGAACATCACGCTGTTTTGTATACCTGTAAAGCCCTTGAAAAACAAGGGTTTGAGGTTACTTACATACCTGTTGATAATTATGGAATAATAGATATAGAACAATTAAAAAATTCTATAAGAAAAGATACCATTCTTATAACTATAATGCACGCTAATAATGAGATAGGCTCCATACAACCTATATCCGAAATTTCTGCTATGGCAAAGGAAAAAGGAGTTATTTTTCATACCGATTCAGTTCAAACAATTGGAAAAATTCCTTGTAATTTAAAAGAGTTAGGTCCAGATATGTTTTCTTTATCAGCACATAAATTTTACGGACCAAAAGGTATAGGGGCTCTTTATATTAGAAAAGGGTTATCTATACCTCCCTTTATTTATGGAGGTGGTCAAGAGAAAGGAAAACGTTCAGGTACTACAAATGTTGCAGGTATAGTTGGGTTTGGGAAAGCTGCTGAACTTGCAAAACAGGAGATGTCTACAGATATAATATATGTAAAAAAACTTAGAGATACTCTTGAAAATAAAATCAAAGAAAGTATCCCAGAAATAATTTTAAACGGGCATCCTGAAAAGAAATTACATAATACAATAAATGTTTGTATAAAACATATTGAAGGAGAAAGCATTCTTCTAAGTCTTGATTTTGAAGGTATTTGCGCTTCATCAGGTTCGGCATGTACTTCAGGGTCCCTTGAACCAAGCCATGTTTTGCTTGCGATAGGTTTACCACACGAAATAGCTCACGGGTCATTAAGGCTTACTTTAGGAAAATATAATACTATGGACGAAGTAGAAAAGGTTGCTTCTGTTTTACCAAGAGTTGTTGAAAGGTTAAGGCAGATATCTCCGTTCTGGCAGGATAAAAAATAA
- a CDS encoding 4Fe-4S binding protein has product MEKKYVLYFPKKLVNKPIVSNMVKKYGLDFNILKAYITPEEEGTLVLALRGTRESLDKTISEVVELGVKVQSIASDIKMVKELCTNCTVCIPLCPVQALYIDRADFSVIFDPEKCIACGMCIKACPTKALVSNI; this is encoded by the coding sequence ATGGAAAAAAAATATGTATTATATTTTCCAAAAAAACTTGTAAATAAGCCGATTGTATCAAATATGGTAAAAAAATATGGGCTTGATTTCAATATACTGAAAGCTTATATTACTCCCGAAGAAGAAGGGACTCTTGTGCTTGCTCTGCGTGGAACAAGAGAAAGTTTAGATAAAACCATAAGTGAAGTAGTAGAACTTGGTGTAAAAGTACAATCTATTGCAAGCGATATAAAAATGGTTAAAGAGTTGTGTACCAACTGTACAGTTTGTATACCTCTATGTCCTGTCCAGGCTCTTTATATTGATAGAGCAGATTTTTCTGTAATTTTTGACCCAGAAAAGTGTATAGCGTGTGGTATGTGTATTAAGGCCTGTCCAACAAAAGCTCTTGTCTCAAACATTTAA
- a CDS encoding homocysteine biosynthesis protein gives MAKTIEEINEKIKLGKAVVVTAEEIVELAKKKSVKDLASKVDVVTTGTFGPMCSSGVFLNFGHSNPRVKIGGGKVTLNKVPAYSGIAAVDVYLGATAAPDNDPRNTEYPGPFSYGGGHVIEELVAGKDVHLEIDAYGTDCYPKKTISENLSLKDINEAILFNPRNCYQNYNVAVNLSKKTIYTYLGILKPELGNANYCSAGQLSPLLKDPYLKTIGFGTRIFLGGGVGYVAWWGTQFNPAVKRNPNGVLCGGGATLALIGDLKQMTPQYLRGVSLTGYGASLVVGVGIPIPILNEEIVRGVSIPDEEIFAPIVDYSNDYPNCTGKILGEVNYAQLKSGEIEVCGKKVPTGSLSSYNSAKDIAEKLKLWISNKDFFITEPLFSFPSSESGYKVKPMKGNG, from the coding sequence ATGGCTAAAACAATTGAAGAGATAAACGAAAAAATCAAATTAGGAAAAGCAGTTGTTGTAACAGCTGAAGAGATAGTAGAACTTGCAAAAAAAAAATCCGTTAAAGATTTAGCAAGCAAGGTTGATGTTGTTACTACAGGAACTTTTGGACCAATGTGTTCCTCTGGTGTTTTTCTTAATTTTGGGCATTCTAATCCGCGCGTTAAGATAGGTGGAGGAAAAGTTACACTTAATAAAGTGCCTGCATATTCTGGTATAGCTGCGGTTGATGTCTATTTAGGTGCGACAGCCGCACCCGATAATGACCCTCGTAATACAGAATATCCTGGACCTTTCAGTTACGGTGGTGGGCATGTTATTGAAGAGTTAGTAGCAGGGAAAGATGTGCACCTTGAAATAGATGCTTATGGCACAGATTGTTATCCTAAAAAAACTATTTCTGAAAACCTATCTTTAAAAGATATAAATGAAGCGATTCTGTTCAACCCGAGAAACTGCTATCAGAACTATAATGTTGCGGTGAACCTTTCAAAGAAAACGATATATACATATCTTGGTATACTTAAACCCGAACTGGGTAATGCAAACTATTGTAGTGCAGGGCAACTTTCTCCTCTTTTAAAAGATCCGTACCTTAAAACAATAGGGTTTGGTACAAGAATTTTTCTTGGAGGAGGCGTGGGGTATGTTGCTTGGTGGGGAACCCAGTTTAACCCAGCGGTAAAAAGAAACCCTAATGGGGTTCTTTGTGGAGGTGGAGCGACTCTTGCTCTTATAGGAGACCTCAAACAGATGACTCCCCAATACCTTAGAGGCGTAAGTCTTACTGGGTACGGTGCAAGTCTTGTTGTTGGCGTTGGTATACCTATACCTATTTTAAACGAAGAGATAGTTCGGGGGGTATCTATTCCTGATGAAGAGATATTTGCCCCTATTGTTGATTATAGCAACGATTACCCTAACTGCACAGGAAAAATCCTTGGGGAAGTTAATTATGCGCAGTTAAAAAGTGGTGAAATTGAGGTATGTGGAAAGAAGGTTCCTACCGGTTCGCTTTCAAGTTATAATAGTGCGAAAGATATAGCAGAAAAGTTGAAACTTTGGATATCTAATAAAGATTTTTTTATTACCGAACCATTATTTAGTTTTCCAAGTTCTGAGAGTGGATATAAAGTTAAACCAATGAAAGGGAATGGCTAA
- a CDS encoding Rrf2 family transcriptional regulator: MKISTRTRYGLRAMIDLALNYKDTPIFVKDIAKRQNVSYQYLEHIMLALKKAGLVSSLSGAKGGYMLKKKPADITAYDIVTVLEGSLSPVPCLDTDESCNQHYECKAGNLWKRIKKSIEEILLSTTLKDMAENNEKEKKREIFYHI, encoded by the coding sequence ATGAAAATTTCAACAAGAACAAGGTATGGTTTAAGGGCTATGATAGATCTTGCTCTCAACTACAAAGATACCCCAATTTTTGTTAAAGATATAGCAAAAAGACAAAATGTCTCTTATCAGTACCTTGAACATATAATGCTTGCATTGAAAAAAGCAGGGCTTGTAAGTAGTTTAAGCGGCGCAAAGGGCGGGTATATGCTTAAAAAAAAACCTGCCGATATAACTGCTTATGATATTGTGACAGTTCTTGAAGGTTCTCTTTCTCCTGTACCTTGTCTTGATACTGACGAGAGTTGTAACCAGCATTATGAATGTAAAGCTGGTAACTTATGGAAACGGATTAAAAAATCTATTGAAGAAATTTTGCTCTCTACTACCCTTAAAGATATGGCTGAGAATAACGAGAAGGAAAAGAAAAGAGAAATATTTTACCATATATGA
- a CDS encoding 4Fe-4S binding protein codes for MKRKIIKIDEEKCDGCGLCIPECPEGALQVIDGKARLVSDIFCDGLGACIKDCPKGAISTEEREAEPYDERKVMENIIPKGINTIKAHLKHLSDHQEEEFLREAKEVLKEKGIEVEEEGPSPLRCGCPGTMSTEIKDRQVIQEDTSPSFLKHWPVQLHLISPDASFFKGQDVLLAADCTAFACGDFHKRFLQGKSVAVACPKLDSDKDVYIKKITELADRAKINTLTVVIMEVPCCKGFLSIAQQGLKEAKRKVPLKLIVLGINGEVLSEDWM; via the coding sequence ATGAAAAGAAAAATTATAAAGATAGATGAAGAAAAATGTGATGGATGCGGGTTATGTATACCTGAATGCCCAGAAGGGGCTCTACAGGTTATTGATGGTAAGGCGCGCCTTGTAAGTGATATCTTTTGTGATGGGCTTGGAGCCTGTATTAAAGATTGCCCTAAAGGAGCAATAAGCACAGAAGAGAGAGAAGCAGAGCCTTATGACGAAAGAAAGGTTATGGAAAATATCATCCCTAAAGGGATAAACACAATTAAAGCTCATTTAAAACATCTTAGCGACCATCAAGAAGAAGAGTTTTTAAGAGAAGCAAAGGAGGTTCTTAAAGAGAAAGGAATAGAGGTTGAGGAAGAAGGTCCTTCTCCTCTTCGTTGCGGATGTCCGGGGACTATGTCAACTGAAATAAAAGATAGGCAGGTAATACAAGAAGATACATCGCCTTCTTTCTTAAAACATTGGCCTGTTCAGTTACATCTTATTTCTCCTGATGCTTCTTTTTTCAAAGGTCAAGATGTGCTTCTTGCCGCAGACTGTACAGCTTTTGCTTGCGGGGATTTCCATAAACGTTTTTTGCAGGGAAAATCTGTTGCTGTGGCTTGCCCGAAACTTGATTCTGATAAGGACGTTTATATTAAAAAGATAACAGAACTTGCAGATAGGGCAAAAATCAATACTCTTACAGTAGTAATAATGGAGGTTCCTTGTTGTAAAGGTTTTTTATCTATTGCTCAGCAAGGATTAAAAGAAGCTAAAAGAAAAGTTCCTCTTAAGTTGATTGTTCTGGGTATAAACGGGGAAGTATTGAGTGAAGATTGGATGTAG
- the hcp gene encoding hydroxylamine reductase, whose amino-acid sequence MEELKMFCYQCSQTVGGKGCTNSGVCGKTPTTARLQDNLIFALKGVSAYLYHAGELGYRDKDAESFLAKSLYSTLTNVNFDSQRFVEAGLEAGRVNIEAMRLLKKAHIETYGEPEPTKVETGTRKGRGIIATGHSLKALDALLQQTEGTGINVYTHSELLPAHGYPKIKKYSHLAGNLGKAWYDQKSLFSEYPFAYLATSNCVLMPRDGYRDRLFTAGITGVPGVKHIGGYDFTELIETAKSLPEVPEIKGETILTTGFSLSSILASKDKIKELVEAGKIRRFVLVAGCDAPTKKNEYYRELVKNLPTDTIVLTLACGKFRLNDLELGNIEGIPRLIDLGQCNDSIVAIDIVSSLAELFGIKDINSLPVSYVLMWMEQKAVAIFWSLLALGIKGIRLGPIVPAWVNDEILKVLVDNYDIKTIGEPQKDIEEILG is encoded by the coding sequence ATGGAAGAGTTAAAAATGTTTTGTTATCAATGCTCTCAGACGGTCGGAGGTAAAGGTTGCACCAACTCTGGAGTCTGTGGTAAAACGCCTACCACGGCAAGGCTTCAAGATAATTTGATTTTTGCGCTTAAAGGGGTTTCTGCTTATCTTTATCATGCTGGAGAATTGGGTTATAGAGATAAGGATGCGGAGAGTTTTCTCGCTAAATCTCTTTACTCTACCCTTACCAATGTTAATTTTGATTCCCAAAGATTTGTTGAAGCAGGTCTTGAAGCTGGAAGAGTAAATATTGAAGCAATGAGACTCCTAAAGAAAGCCCATATTGAAACTTATGGTGAACCAGAACCTACAAAAGTTGAAACAGGAACCAGGAAAGGTAGAGGGATTATAGCTACCGGTCATAGTTTAAAGGCTCTGGATGCTTTGTTACAACAGACTGAAGGTACAGGAATAAATGTATATACCCACTCTGAACTTCTCCCTGCACATGGGTATCCTAAAATAAAAAAATATTCTCATCTTGCTGGTAACCTTGGTAAGGCTTGGTATGACCAGAAGAGTTTGTTTTCTGAATATCCTTTTGCCTATCTTGCAACCTCTAATTGTGTTTTAATGCCAAGAGATGGGTATAGGGATAGACTGTTTACCGCAGGTATTACAGGAGTGCCTGGTGTAAAACATATAGGTGGATACGATTTTACAGAATTGATAGAGACAGCAAAAAGTTTGCCCGAAGTCCCTGAAATAAAAGGTGAAACTATCTTAACAACAGGGTTTTCTTTGTCTTCTATATTGGCATCAAAAGATAAGATAAAAGAACTTGTTGAGGCAGGCAAAATTAGGCGTTTTGTGCTTGTTGCTGGTTGTGATGCGCCAACTAAAAAGAATGAGTATTATAGAGAACTTGTAAAAAATCTTCCTACTGATACCATAGTTTTAACTCTTGCGTGCGGAAAATTCAGATTGAACGACCTTGAACTTGGGAACATAGAAGGTATACCCAGACTTATTGATCTTGGGCAATGTAACGATTCTATCGTTGCTATAGATATAGTGTCTTCTTTGGCAGAACTGTTTGGAATAAAAGATATAAACAGTTTACCAGTATCTTATGTGTTGATGTGGATGGAGCAGAAAGCTGTGGCTATTTTCTGGAGTTTGCTGGCTCTTGGAATTAAAGGGATAAGGTTAGGTCCTATTGTGCCAGCATGGGTTAATGATGAAATACTTAAGGTTCTGGTTGACAATTATGATATAAAAACAATAGGTGAACCCCAAAAAGATATTGAGGAAATTCTTGGATGA